Proteins co-encoded in one Streptomyces sp. NBC_01283 genomic window:
- a CDS encoding chitinase, whose protein sequence is MSHTPCRTATALAAAGVLATTASLALAAQSSAAPPEAKAEATQIKAAGTIHAAPYEYLGWGSPQKPTDVMAATGVKWFTLAFILSDGGCNPAWDGNRPLKGGSDESAIKSIRGAGGDIVVSVGGWSGAKLGEKCSSATALAGAYQKVIDAYKLKAFDIDIEDTEFSNATVRQRVVDALKIVKQKNPGIVTYVTMGTTPSGPDATGKDLIKRGAAAGLDNNAWVVMPFDFGSHSGSMGDASVGALEGLKSAVKSAYGYSDADAYKRIGVSSMNGKTDVAGETVTTNDFKQILAYAKQHHIARYSFWAVNRDRDCSSGGSAGDSCSGVSQAPYDFTKIVAQYGG, encoded by the coding sequence ATGTCTCACACCCCCTGCAGAACGGCCACCGCACTGGCCGCGGCCGGCGTCCTCGCGACGACGGCATCCCTCGCCCTCGCCGCCCAGTCCTCGGCCGCACCCCCGGAGGCGAAGGCCGAGGCGACGCAGATCAAGGCCGCCGGCACCATTCACGCGGCTCCGTACGAGTACCTCGGCTGGGGCAGCCCGCAGAAGCCCACCGACGTGATGGCGGCGACCGGTGTCAAGTGGTTCACCCTCGCCTTCATCCTGTCCGACGGCGGCTGCAACCCGGCCTGGGACGGCAACCGCCCGCTCAAGGGCGGCTCAGACGAGTCCGCCATCAAGTCCATACGCGGCGCCGGCGGAGACATAGTCGTCTCGGTCGGCGGCTGGAGCGGAGCCAAGCTCGGCGAGAAGTGCAGTAGCGCCACCGCGCTCGCCGGGGCATACCAGAAGGTCATCGACGCCTACAAGCTCAAGGCGTTCGACATCGACATCGAGGACACCGAGTTCAGCAACGCGACCGTGCGTCAGCGCGTCGTCGATGCCTTGAAGATCGTGAAGCAGAAGAACCCCGGGATCGTCACGTACGTGACCATGGGGACGACCCCGAGCGGTCCCGACGCCACCGGCAAGGACCTCATCAAGCGCGGTGCCGCGGCCGGGCTCGACAACAACGCCTGGGTCGTCATGCCGTTCGACTTCGGCAGTCACAGCGGCTCCATGGGTGATGCCTCGGTCGGTGCGCTGGAAGGCCTGAAGAGCGCGGTAAAAAGCGCCTACGGCTACAGCGACGCCGACGCCTACAAGCGCATCGGCGTCTCCTCGATGAACGGCAAGACCGACGTGGCGGGCGAGACCGTCACCACGAACGACTTCAAGCAGATCCTCGCCTACGCGAAGCAGCACCACATCGCGCGGTACTCCTTCTGGGCCGTCAACCGCGACCGCGACTGCTCGTCCGGTGGCAGCGCCGGGGACTCGTGCAGCGGGGTGTCCCAGGCCCCGTACGACTTCACCAAAATCGTCGCGCAGTACGGGGGCTGA
- the pqqE gene encoding pyrroloquinoline quinone biosynthesis protein PqqE — MTQPASPRPAPPQPPWALLAELTHGCPLRCAYCSNPTELTARSAELTAGQWGDVMRQAADIGVVQTHLSGGEPLLRRDLAEIVTAADAAGIHTQLVTSGVGLHEKRLAELVGAGLRSVQLSVQHADRNKAELIAGARAFTAKERAAGLVRAADLPLGLNAVLHRANLDALDGIVELGIAWGADRIELANTQFYGWALRNRDALLPDRAQVARARERVERWRERLTGSMELVWVAPDYVDGIAKPCMGGWGAISLTVAPDGTVLPCPAAGELVGPEAPNVKDHQLGWIWREAAAFNRYRGEDWMHEPCRGCALRTVDFGGCRCQAYALTGDGSRTDPACHLSPDHGAVRALVDGAGGRAGDFAYRASPKT; from the coding sequence GTGACGCAGCCGGCTTCCCCGCGTCCCGCACCACCGCAGCCGCCGTGGGCCCTGCTCGCCGAGCTCACCCACGGCTGCCCGCTGCGGTGCGCCTACTGTTCCAACCCCACGGAACTCACCGCCCGTAGCGCTGAGTTGACGGCGGGGCAGTGGGGTGACGTGATGCGTCAGGCCGCCGACATCGGCGTCGTGCAGACGCATCTGTCCGGAGGTGAGCCACTCCTGCGCCGCGACCTGGCCGAGATCGTCACGGCAGCGGACGCGGCCGGAATCCACACCCAGCTCGTGACCAGCGGCGTCGGCCTGCACGAAAAGCGTCTCGCGGAACTCGTCGGCGCGGGGCTGCGCAGCGTGCAGCTCTCCGTGCAGCATGCCGACCGGAACAAGGCTGAACTCATCGCGGGAGCGCGGGCGTTCACCGCCAAAGAGCGGGCTGCCGGGCTCGTGCGGGCGGCGGACCTCCCGCTCGGGCTCAACGCCGTGCTGCACCGCGCCAATCTCGACGCCCTCGACGGGATCGTGGAGCTGGGCATCGCCTGGGGCGCCGACCGGATCGAGCTGGCCAACACGCAGTTCTACGGCTGGGCCCTGCGCAACCGGGACGCGCTGCTCCCGGACCGCGCCCAGGTCGCCCGGGCCCGCGAGCGCGTCGAGCGGTGGCGTGAGCGGCTCACGGGAAGCATGGAACTCGTGTGGGTGGCGCCCGACTATGTGGACGGCATCGCGAAGCCCTGCATGGGCGGCTGGGGCGCCATCTCGCTGACCGTCGCTCCGGACGGCACGGTGCTCCCGTGCCCGGCAGCCGGTGAGCTCGTCGGACCCGAGGCGCCGAACGTCAAGGACCACCAACTGGGCTGGATCTGGCGAGAGGCGGCGGCCTTCAACCGCTATCGCGGCGAGGACTGGATGCATGAGCCCTGCCGCGGCTGCGCACTGCGGACCGTGGACTTCGGCGGCTGCCGCTGCCAGGCGTACGCCCTGACCGGCGACGGCTCCCGCACGGACCCCGCCTGCCACCTCTCGCCGGACCACGGGGCGGTCCGTGCCCTCGTCGACGGCGCGGGAGGCAGGGCGGGCGACTTCGCCTACCGGGCGTCCCCGAAGACGTAA
- the pqqD gene encoding pyrroloquinoline quinone biosynthesis peptide chaperone PqqD — protein sequence MDEVVRLDWRPALARSVMLRHDRVRGVDLLVLPERVVVLRGSAGSILHLCDGGREVAAIVRELEQEHPGSPVADDVPRFLASLRAEGWLR from the coding sequence ATGGATGAGGTCGTACGACTCGACTGGCGGCCCGCGCTGGCGCGCTCGGTGATGCTGCGGCACGACCGGGTGCGCGGCGTCGACCTCCTTGTGCTGCCCGAGCGGGTGGTCGTGCTGCGCGGCTCCGCCGGGAGCATCCTGCACCTGTGCGATGGTGGGCGCGAAGTCGCCGCGATCGTAAGGGAGTTGGAGCAAGAGCACCCCGGATCTCCGGTGGCCGACGACGTGCCCCGGTTCCTCGCGTCCCTACGGGCGGAAGGGTGGCTTCGGTGA
- the pqqC gene encoding pyrroloquinoline-quinone synthase PqqC has product MTAPWSTDEFTERLRAVSAERYHDRHPFNVRMHEGALSHDELRRWIVNRFHYQRHIPVKDALILAKFDDPSLRRGWVRRIQDHDGEKDGDGGIERWLRLGEAAGIERGELLDASRVLPGVRLAVDGYVNFCRLRPLLDAVAASLTELSAPDLMRTRIDAFERHYPWIDPEGLAYFRTRVEQGGRDGQEALGLVQEWARTREEQERAVVALGFKCDVLWTLLDAVDRGPGCR; this is encoded by the coding sequence GTGACGGCCCCCTGGTCGACAGACGAGTTCACCGAGCGGCTGCGCGCCGTCTCGGCCGAGCGCTACCACGACCGGCACCCCTTCAACGTACGCATGCATGAAGGCGCCCTGAGCCACGACGAGTTGCGCCGGTGGATCGTGAACCGGTTCCACTACCAGCGGCACATCCCCGTCAAGGACGCGCTGATCCTCGCCAAGTTCGACGACCCCTCGCTGCGCCGCGGCTGGGTGCGCAGGATCCAGGACCACGACGGGGAGAAGGACGGGGACGGCGGCATCGAGCGGTGGCTGCGGCTCGGCGAGGCCGCCGGGATCGAGCGCGGCGAGCTCCTCGACGCCTCGCGGGTGCTGCCCGGCGTACGGCTCGCGGTCGACGGATACGTCAACTTCTGCCGCCTGCGGCCCCTGCTCGACGCCGTTGCCGCCTCGCTCACCGAACTGTCGGCGCCGGATCTCATGCGCACCAGGATCGACGCGTTCGAGCGGCACTATCCGTGGATCGATCCGGAGGGCCTCGCGTACTTCCGTACCCGCGTGGAACAGGGCGGCCGAGACGGGCAGGAGGCGCTCGGGCTCGTCCAGGAGTGGGCGCGTACCCGGGAGGAACAGGAGCGGGCCGTCGTGGCGCTCGGCTTCAAGTGCGACGTGCTGTGGACGCTGCTCGACGCGGTCGACCGGGGGCCGGGATGCCGCTGA
- a CDS encoding MBL fold metallo-hydrolase, with product MLLQVLGTAAGGGLPQWNCACPGCTGARAHPERRRRHASLAVRVGEGRWYVVNATPDIGEQIEETPELHPGPGARQTPVAGFVLTDAELDHTLGIARLREAHDGIDVLATPPVLDAVREGLRLDAVLGPYTPVRWRELPGGVGCPLDGASGISVSAVPLSDKKPRYAANSADGGSSWSVGLRLHDPGTGRTLLYAPALAMWSDAFDEAARDADCVFVDGTFWDDEEPLRSGFSTRTATGMGHLPVTGLGGTAHRLARLPGRRLYTHLNNTNPLGNPHAEQHKQLAEWGIEVAAERMVIEL from the coding sequence ATGCTGCTGCAGGTGCTCGGCACCGCGGCGGGCGGCGGGCTTCCCCAGTGGAACTGCGCGTGCCCCGGGTGCACCGGGGCACGCGCCCACCCGGAGCGCCGCCGCCGGCACGCCTCGCTCGCCGTTCGCGTGGGGGAGGGGCGCTGGTACGTCGTCAATGCCACCCCCGACATCGGTGAACAGATCGAGGAAACGCCGGAACTGCACCCCGGGCCCGGGGCCCGGCAGACCCCCGTCGCCGGCTTCGTCCTCACCGACGCCGAACTCGACCACACCCTTGGCATCGCCCGGCTCCGCGAGGCCCACGACGGCATCGACGTGCTGGCGACTCCGCCCGTCCTCGACGCCGTACGGGAGGGGCTCCGGCTCGATGCCGTCCTCGGTCCGTACACACCGGTGCGGTGGCGCGAGCTGCCCGGCGGTGTGGGCTGCCCGCTGGACGGGGCATCCGGCATCAGCGTCAGCGCCGTCCCCCTGTCGGACAAGAAGCCCAGGTATGCCGCCAACTCGGCTGATGGCGGCAGTAGTTGGTCCGTCGGTCTGCGGCTGCACGATCCCGGCACCGGACGCACCCTTCTCTACGCGCCCGCCCTCGCCATGTGGTCGGACGCCTTCGACGAGGCCGCGCGCGACGCCGACTGCGTGTTCGTCGACGGCACCTTCTGGGACGACGAGGAACCTCTGCGCTCCGGCTTCTCCACCCGCACCGCCACCGGCATGGGCCATCTGCCCGTCACTGGCCTCGGCGGCACCGCGCACCGTCTCGCGCGGTTGCCGGGGCGCCGCCTCTACACCCACCTCAACAACACCAACCCGCTCGGGAACCCGCATGCCGAACAGCACAAGCAGCTCGCGGAGTGGGGAATCGAAGTCGCGGCGGAACGGATGGTGATCGAGCTGTGA
- the pqqA gene encoding pyrroloquinoline quinone precursor peptide PqqA, with amino-acid sequence MNEDQNPTTPEVAEAVTAWQTPEYEVVETALEVTAYRSADR; translated from the coding sequence ATGAATGAAGACCAGAACCCCACCACGCCCGAAGTGGCCGAAGCCGTCACCGCCTGGCAGACGCCCGAGTACGAGGTCGTGGAGACCGCACTCGAAGTGACCGCGTACCGCAGCGCCGACCGGTAA
- a CDS encoding aldo/keto reductase, giving the protein MPQLGFGVWQVPDDEAESAVATALEAGYRSIDTAAVYGNEEGTGKAIAASGIARDELFVTTKLWNNDQGYDSTLRAFDASLEKLGLDHVDLYLIHWPLPSKGLAVDTYKAFEKIQADGRAKSIGVSNFLPEHLEQLLAETSVVPAVNQIELHPHLQQHAAREFHAEQGIATEAWSPLGQGKGLLEVPAIVAIARKHGRTPAQAVLRWHIQLGNVVIPKSVTPSRIKENIDVFDFELDPEDMAAISALNEDRRLGPDPVTFGA; this is encoded by the coding sequence ATGCCGCAGCTCGGTTTCGGCGTCTGGCAGGTCCCGGACGACGAGGCCGAGTCCGCCGTCGCGACGGCGCTGGAGGCCGGGTACCGCAGCATCGACACCGCTGCCGTCTACGGCAATGAAGAGGGCACCGGCAAGGCCATCGCCGCTTCCGGCATCGCCCGCGATGAGCTCTTCGTCACGACGAAACTCTGGAACAACGACCAGGGATACGACTCGACGCTCCGCGCCTTCGACGCGTCCCTGGAAAAGCTCGGTCTCGACCACGTGGACCTGTACCTGATCCACTGGCCGCTGCCCTCCAAGGGCCTCGCCGTGGACACGTACAAGGCCTTCGAGAAGATCCAGGCCGACGGCCGCGCCAAGTCCATCGGCGTCTCGAACTTCCTGCCCGAGCACCTGGAGCAGCTTCTCGCCGAGACGTCGGTCGTCCCCGCGGTCAACCAGATCGAGCTCCACCCGCACCTCCAGCAGCACGCCGCCCGCGAGTTCCACGCGGAGCAGGGCATCGCCACGGAGGCCTGGTCCCCGCTCGGCCAGGGCAAGGGCCTCCTGGAGGTCCCGGCGATCGTCGCGATCGCCCGGAAGCACGGCCGCACGCCGGCCCAGGCCGTGCTGCGCTGGCACATCCAGCTCGGCAACGTGGTGATCCCCAAGTCCGTGACCCCGTCGCGGATCAAGGAGAACATCGACGTCTTCGACTTCGAGCTGGACCCCGAGGACATGGCGGCGATCAGCGCGCTGAACGAGGACCGGCGGCTGGGGCCGGATCCGGTCACGTTCGGGGCCTGA
- the fxsT gene encoding FxSxx-COOH system tetratricopeptide repeat protein, which produces METERLRKLRGLLDTLGPHVTPLELAEMLWLAERLPPGEAEREGEGEGEGGGEDADWPGRWNATAGSALERAGPASVTSAQRRLDDDPEAGHPDTGDAPEGEEPPGDPYRAALHIPRGAPRPGTDADDVLVPAPQALRHELDIQRALRPLKQRVPDRRRRVLDEEATAARAALHTGSRPWAPVMAPATDRLLSLALVVDTGPAMAVWRPLARELREAMQRTGAFRDVRLWHLADLGPSVCVRSSPGGPALPPAAMVDPTGRQVTLVLSDCSGPHWWGGRAAPALHLWARRGPTAILQPLPERLWRRTAAPAIPGKAIASRAGAPNTALRFTPHDGRAGRPAPDAVPVPVLELAPEWLADWAGLVTASGDHHRDTAVTCVSVARPPHGQPLAAEGDLTITERILRFQAAASPTAVDLAAHVALSVPALPVMRLIQQRVTPGSRSSDLAEVLLSGLLEPVDPDRGLYDFVPGARSALLETLPRPESLAVAELLNRIGAEIETRAGSTTRAFRAVVPVAEGTGARALGDAGHPFALVSEEALGLLRGRAIRVAERPVGGGSAVRGAGPDPYDTDRGTSPVLSPSVLGGFDPPASVERLPGLTNVVASERLVGRRNELERLDLELTPVPHRVVLHGAAGMGKSALAVEWAAGVTRADTLGPVWWVRADSPASIVKSLSDLTRALQPSVPEFLAREGRWEWALQWLTSHEDWVLVFDGVEKPEDVRVLLSRLGTNGYVLITSRQGTGWEGFATPMELGGLEQAEAAALIAQLTNREPEEVALLGEELGRHPLALRQASKYLTGTDVSVDEYRAMLTETMSRLRHSEKRSNTPLDFDDTFRQSLRAVSAPYARRVMQLLSWYGPEPIPVDLLTGAQLTESQVGQALRPLVDSSLISRGEAGTVRMHRLIAPLARAWDTGEENESNEQENQAARQAAARCLAEAVPDGSDAPSDWPRWRVLLPHIEAFADHSPPEDDDETFGSLLVEAARFLMAQGQLEQALNFLRRASESLQRILGEDSSRAHHATTLLAEAYVSSGDMPRALAQLRAVRAAMDRAGRAENDPERLALRADLARAYLASGATRRAVKELEVTHSIAARSWGKDHPATVPLLARLASAYLADESWDRAVAAYEEALAAHRLLWGSRSPSTLAVQGELALVFDKVGNVERAVDELRQVVAGYRAVLGEGHPRTFTAVASLAGLYEREGVLGQAMELYEDAVAHSAETLGEEHPETLRLKDRLARACVLDGNLQRAIPLYEEALSTSGEALGHDHPDTLRAAAALAEAYRRGGFKEKAIALYERTLAKRISVLGESHVETRRTYGDLAEALLAVGEARRAVALLETTLDERMTSLGDVHPGTLRTRRQLADAYQQAGETEAASVLYQTALAGLKGSLGEDHLRTYEARADLAHALAADGDMEGAIRQLSRAAEGIARELGEDAEETVAARETLAQWQELRS; this is translated from the coding sequence ATGGAGACTGAGCGGCTGCGGAAACTGCGGGGCCTGCTCGACACCCTGGGGCCCCACGTCACTCCGCTGGAACTCGCGGAGATGCTGTGGCTCGCGGAGCGACTGCCTCCTGGGGAGGCGGAGAGGGAAGGCGAGGGTGAGGGTGAGGGCGGTGGTGAAGACGCCGACTGGCCCGGGCGGTGGAACGCCACGGCGGGGTCGGCGCTCGAAAGGGCGGGCCCCGCGTCGGTGACGTCGGCGCAGCGGCGGCTGGACGACGATCCGGAGGCCGGTCACCCCGATACCGGCGATGCGCCGGAGGGTGAGGAGCCGCCCGGCGACCCGTACCGCGCGGCCCTGCACATCCCACGCGGCGCCCCGCGCCCCGGCACCGACGCCGACGACGTCCTCGTCCCCGCGCCCCAGGCCCTGCGTCACGAACTGGACATCCAGCGCGCCCTGCGGCCCCTCAAGCAGCGTGTCCCGGACCGGCGCCGCCGCGTCCTGGACGAGGAGGCGACGGCTGCGCGCGCCGCACTCCACACGGGTTCACGCCCCTGGGCCCCGGTCATGGCCCCCGCCACCGACCGCCTCCTGAGCCTGGCGCTCGTCGTCGACACGGGCCCGGCGATGGCGGTGTGGCGACCGCTGGCGCGTGAACTGCGCGAGGCGATGCAGCGCACCGGCGCCTTCCGGGACGTACGGCTCTGGCACCTGGCCGACCTCGGTCCGAGCGTCTGCGTCCGCTCCTCGCCCGGGGGCCCCGCGCTGCCCCCGGCGGCCATGGTGGACCCGACGGGCCGCCAGGTGACCCTGGTGCTCAGCGACTGCTCGGGCCCGCACTGGTGGGGCGGGCGCGCGGCCCCCGCCCTGCATCTGTGGGCCAGGCGCGGCCCCACCGCCATCCTGCAGCCCCTCCCCGAACGCCTCTGGCGCCGCACGGCGGCGCCCGCTATCCCCGGCAAGGCGATCGCATCCCGTGCGGGCGCTCCCAATACCGCGCTGCGGTTCACCCCGCACGACGGCCGGGCGGGACGCCCCGCGCCGGACGCGGTCCCCGTGCCCGTCCTGGAACTGGCCCCCGAGTGGCTTGCCGACTGGGCCGGCCTGGTCACCGCGTCGGGCGATCACCACCGGGACACGGCGGTGACGTGCGTGAGCGTGGCGCGACCACCCCATGGCCAACCCCTGGCGGCAGAGGGGGACTTGACGATCACCGAGCGCATCCTCCGCTTTCAGGCAGCCGCCTCGCCCACGGCGGTGGACCTGGCGGCGCATGTCGCCCTGTCGGTACCCGCGCTGCCGGTGATGCGGCTGATCCAGCAGCGGGTGACACCGGGTTCACGATCCAGCGACCTCGCCGAGGTTCTGCTGAGCGGCCTCCTGGAGCCGGTCGATCCGGATCGGGGCCTGTACGACTTCGTGCCGGGCGCCAGAAGCGCCCTCCTTGAAACCCTGCCCCGCCCCGAGTCACTGGCGGTCGCCGAACTGCTGAACCGGATCGGCGCGGAGATCGAGACCAGGGCCGGTTCGACGACCCGGGCCTTCCGGGCGGTCGTGCCGGTGGCTGAAGGGACAGGGGCCCGCGCGCTGGGTGATGCGGGCCATCCCTTCGCGCTGGTGAGCGAGGAGGCGTTGGGGCTGCTGCGGGGGCGGGCGATCCGGGTGGCGGAGCGGCCGGTGGGCGGGGGGAGTGCTGTCCGCGGGGCGGGGCCGGATCCGTACGACACCGATCGTGGGACCTCCCCGGTCCTTTCGCCGTCCGTGCTCGGCGGCTTCGATCCGCCCGCAAGTGTCGAGCGTCTTCCTGGCCTGACGAATGTGGTGGCGTCGGAGCGGTTGGTCGGCAGACGGAATGAACTGGAGCGCTTGGACCTGGAGCTGACTCCGGTGCCCCACAGAGTTGTTCTGCACGGAGCGGCAGGCATGGGCAAGAGCGCGCTGGCGGTGGAGTGGGCAGCGGGGGTGACCCGGGCCGACACTCTGGGGCCCGTGTGGTGGGTGCGCGCGGACTCACCCGCCTCGATCGTCAAGAGTCTCTCCGATCTGACCCGCGCCCTGCAGCCCTCGGTGCCGGAATTCCTGGCGAGGGAGGGGCGCTGGGAGTGGGCCCTCCAGTGGCTGACCTCGCACGAGGACTGGGTCCTCGTCTTCGACGGTGTGGAGAAGCCCGAGGACGTACGCGTCCTCCTGTCCCGCCTGGGCACGAACGGATATGTCCTGATCACCAGCCGCCAGGGCACCGGCTGGGAGGGGTTCGCCACGCCCATGGAGCTCGGCGGTCTCGAACAGGCCGAAGCGGCCGCGCTGATCGCCCAGCTCACGAACAGGGAACCGGAGGAAGTGGCGCTCCTGGGGGAAGAGCTCGGGCGGCATCCGCTTGCCTTGCGCCAGGCGTCCAAGTACCTCACCGGAACGGACGTGTCCGTCGATGAGTACCGTGCCATGCTCACAGAGACGATGAGCCGGCTGCGCCACTCCGAGAAGAGGAGCAACACGCCGCTCGATTTCGACGACACCTTCAGGCAGAGCCTAAGAGCCGTCAGCGCTCCGTATGCGAGGCGCGTCATGCAGCTCTTGTCCTGGTACGGCCCCGAACCCATCCCCGTGGACCTGCTGACCGGAGCCCAGCTCACAGAGTCACAAGTCGGCCAAGCATTGCGGCCTCTGGTGGACTCCAGCCTGATCAGCCGTGGCGAGGCCGGGACGGTCCGTATGCACCGCCTGATCGCTCCCCTCGCCCGCGCCTGGGACACCGGCGAGGAGAACGAGAGCAATGAGCAGGAGAACCAGGCGGCCCGGCAGGCGGCTGCCCGCTGCCTTGCGGAGGCCGTCCCCGACGGCTCTGACGCCCCGTCCGACTGGCCCCGCTGGCGCGTTCTGCTCCCGCACATCGAGGCGTTCGCCGACCATTCCCCTCCCGAGGACGACGACGAGACCTTCGGCTCCCTGCTGGTGGAGGCGGCACGATTCCTCATGGCGCAGGGCCAGTTGGAACAAGCCCTGAACTTCCTCCGGAGAGCGTCGGAGTCCTTGCAGAGAATCTTGGGGGAGGACAGTTCCCGGGCGCATCACGCCACGACACTGCTCGCCGAGGCGTATGTGTCGTCGGGTGACATGCCGCGGGCGCTTGCCCAGCTCAGGGCCGTACGGGCCGCGATGGACCGGGCGGGGAGAGCCGAGAACGACCCGGAGAGGCTGGCGCTGCGAGCGGACCTCGCCCGCGCGTACCTGGCATCGGGAGCGACGAGGCGGGCGGTCAAGGAGCTGGAGGTGACCCATTCCATCGCGGCCCGGAGCTGGGGAAAGGACCATCCGGCGACCGTTCCGCTGCTGGCACGGCTCGCGAGCGCCTACCTGGCGGACGAGTCGTGGGACCGTGCGGTGGCCGCGTACGAGGAGGCGCTCGCCGCTCACCGGCTGTTGTGGGGCTCCCGGTCACCGTCCACGCTCGCCGTGCAGGGCGAGCTGGCCCTGGTATTCGACAAGGTGGGGAACGTGGAGCGAGCGGTGGACGAGCTCCGGCAGGTGGTGGCCGGATACCGGGCAGTCCTGGGCGAGGGACATCCGCGTACGTTCACGGCTGTGGCGTCCCTGGCGGGCCTGTACGAGCGCGAGGGCGTCCTGGGCCAGGCCATGGAGCTGTACGAGGACGCTGTGGCGCACAGTGCCGAAACGCTCGGGGAAGAGCACCCGGAAACACTGCGCCTGAAGGACCGGCTGGCCCGCGCCTGCGTCCTCGACGGGAACCTCCAGCGGGCGATTCCGCTGTACGAGGAGGCGCTGTCCACCAGCGGTGAGGCGCTGGGCCACGATCACCCCGACACGCTACGGGCAGCCGCGGCGCTGGCCGAGGCCTACCGGCGCGGCGGGTTCAAGGAAAAGGCGATCGCGTTGTACGAACGCACGCTGGCCAAACGGATCAGCGTGCTCGGCGAATCGCACGTCGAGACCCGCAGGACGTACGGCGATCTGGCCGAAGCGCTGCTGGCGGTCGGCGAAGCCCGGCGTGCGGTAGCGCTGTTGGAGACGACACTGGACGAGCGCATGACCAGTCTGGGCGACGTGCATCCAGGAACCCTGCGCACCCGCCGTCAACTCGCGGACGCCTACCAGCAGGCCGGAGAGACGGAAGCGGCGAGCGTGCTGTATCAGACGGCACTGGCCGGCCTGAAGGGCTCACTGGGCGAGGATCACCTGCGGACCTACGAGGCCAGGGCGGATCTCGCGCACGCCCTCGCCGCGGACGGCGACATGGAGGGCGCCATCAGGCAGCTGAGCCGGGCAGCCGAGGGCATCGCCCGCGAGCTCGGGGAGGACGCCGAGGAGACGGTCGCCGCTCGCGAGACCCTGGCCCAGTGGCAGGAGCTCCGCTCCTGA
- a CDS encoding AAA family ATPase codes for MPDIADTAPNWRIYSGSRVPHDGIDRLPAPPPWRTFTGGPALRTPPGDSGNPHAAVSYRPSQDAIRQVNAALYLRRPLLVTGAPGTGKSSLAYAVAHELGLGRVLHWPITSRVTLRDGLYEYDPLTRLYAAERGRREDGAGSPGDDIGDYLRLGPLGTALLPYERPRVLLVDEIDKSDIDLPNDLLTIFEKGAYEIVELARRAAPTARVMTADSTSDRVEIRDGTVSCRAFPLVVMTSNGEREFPPAFLRRCVTVDLKQPASVAELTAIVREHLGPVVEGEEGELPAGVQDIIDRFFERRSGGLLANDQLLNAIYMCHHAAFSEPPETVRQLADQVMPFLSSEATRSDGD; via the coding sequence GTGCCTGACATTGCCGATACGGCGCCCAACTGGCGTATCTACTCCGGGAGTCGCGTCCCGCACGACGGCATCGACCGCCTCCCGGCCCCGCCCCCCTGGCGCACCTTCACCGGCGGCCCGGCCCTGCGCACCCCGCCCGGCGACTCCGGCAACCCGCACGCGGCCGTCAGCTACCGCCCGAGCCAGGACGCGATCCGCCAGGTCAACGCCGCGCTCTATCTGCGCAGGCCGCTCCTGGTGACAGGGGCGCCCGGCACCGGCAAGTCGTCCCTGGCATACGCGGTGGCCCATGAGCTCGGCCTCGGGAGAGTCCTGCACTGGCCGATCACCAGCCGGGTCACGCTCCGGGACGGCCTGTACGAGTACGACCCGCTCACGCGGCTGTACGCGGCGGAGCGCGGACGCCGTGAGGACGGAGCCGGATCGCCGGGCGACGACATCGGGGACTATCTGCGTCTCGGGCCCCTCGGCACGGCGCTGCTTCCGTACGAGCGCCCGCGCGTCCTGCTCGTCGACGAGATCGACAAGAGCGACATCGACCTGCCCAACGACCTGCTCACCATCTTCGAGAAGGGGGCGTACGAGATCGTCGAGCTGGCCCGCCGTGCGGCGCCGACGGCCCGAGTGATGACGGCCGACAGCACGAGCGACCGCGTGGAGATCCGCGACGGCACGGTCAGTTGCCGCGCTTTCCCGCTCGTCGTCATGACGAGCAACGGCGAGCGCGAGTTCCCGCCCGCCTTCCTGCGGCGCTGTGTGACCGTGGACCTGAAGCAGCCCGCGAGCGTGGCGGAGCTGACGGCGATCGTCCGTGAGCACCTCGGCCCCGTCGTCGAGGGCGAGGAGGGTGAACTCCCCGCAGGGGTACAGGACATCATCGACCGATTCTTCGAGCGGCGCAGCGGTGGTCTGCTCGCGAACGACCAGCTTCTCAACGCCATCTACATGTGCCACCACGCCGCGTTCAGCGAACCTCCGGAAACGGTGCGGCAGTTGGCGGACCAGGTGATGCCGTTCCTGAGCAGCGAGGCGACGCGCTCCGATGGAGACTGA